Proteins encoded by one window of Leopardus geoffroyi isolate Oge1 chromosome X, O.geoffroyi_Oge1_pat1.0, whole genome shotgun sequence:
- the SCML1 gene encoding sex comb on midleg-like protein 1 isoform X2, whose protein sequence is MSSGSSEVDVKRTRIPAYDDDNTVLYAYEPHTAYVHNEAVLSDTFYNEDQQKTVQDVLTHCQVIYDAIQNLEKKFDVVHGKVSKIHRLRVKSILQNRKPYRYAFKSYNYLLSRKIRFQKMRKKKTRSSSEPKSYSPTIPVERPNYDLQSSSLETSYHAEPESPERDPESLYQRQELRMSQNPSLLSIFTAQSYQPYFTPDPVQEGSSCIPSYDRPEAHSTTSLFLPIRASTAIPEGSLTQADPGSPENPDMMAFPSSLENESLGHTASSLYIPGNFATSSPIGNNPGVLRDLPVDPSTWSVDEVILFLKQADPQTLTPIADLFRQHDIDGKALLLLKSDMMLKYMGLKLGTAVKLCHYIDGLRGEKHIDN, encoded by the exons ATGTCGAGCGGCTCCAGTGAAGTGGATGTG AAAAGAACACGAATACCTGCTTATGATGATGATAACACTGTTCTTTATGCATATGAACCACATACTGCATATGTCCATAAT GAAGCTGTTCTATCTGACACATTCTACAACGAAGACCAACAAAAAACAGTTCAGGACGTCCTTACTCATTGTCAG gtCATCTATGATGCCATTCAAAACCTGGAAAAGAAATTTGATGTCGTTCATGGAAAAGTTTCAAAAATCCACCGTTTACGTGTGAAATCAATATTACAAAATCGC AAGCCATATAGATATGCATTCAAAAGTTACAATTACCTGCTTTCCAGAAAGATCAGGTttcagaaaatgaggaaaaagaagactCGTTCCTCATCTGAACCTAAAAGCTATAGCCCAACTATTCCAGTAGAAAGGCCCAACTATGATCTCCAGAGCAGCTCTCTAGAAACATCTTACCATGCAGAGCCAGAGTCCCCAGAACGGGATCCAGAGTCACTCTACCAGCGGCAGGAATTGCGCATGAGCCAGAATCCATCGCTTCTCTCCATCTTCACTGCACAGTCATACCAGCCATATTTCACACCCGATCCAGTACAGGAGGGTTCCTCTTGCATACCTTCCTATGATCGCCCAGAGGCCCACAGCACCACCAGTCTCTTCTTACCTATCCGAGCATCCACGGCGATACCTGAAGGCTCGTTGACACAAGCTGATCCCGGTTCACCAGAGAACCCTGACATGATGGCTTTTCCAAGTTCATTGGAAAATGAGAGCCTCGGCCATACTGCCTCATCCCTTTACATCCCAGGCAACTTTG CTACAAGTTCACCTATTGGAAATAATCCAGGTGTCCTGAGAGACCTCCCTGTGGACCCTTCAACCTGGTCTGTGGATGAAGTGATCCTGTTTCTGAAACAAGCAGACCCTCAGACACTCACCCCTATCGCTGACCTCTTCAGGCAACAT GACATTGATGGGAAGGCTCTGCTACTCCTCAAGAGTGACATGATGCTGAAGTACATGGGGCTGAAGCTGGGGACCGCCGTGAAGTTGTGTCACTACATTGATGGGCTTAGAGGAGAAAAACACATTGACAattga
- the SCML1 gene encoding sex comb on midleg-like protein 1 isoform X4: protein MSSGSSEVDVEAVLSDTFYNEDQQKTVQDVLTHCQVIYDAIQNLEKKFDVVHGKVSKIHRLRVKSILQNRKPYRYAFKSYNYLLSRKIRFQKMRKKKTRSSSEPKSYSPTIPVERPNYDLQSSSLETSYHAEPESPERDPESLYQRQELRMSQNPSLLSIFTAQSYQPYFTPDPVQEGSSCIPSYDRPEAHSTTSLFLPIRASTAIPEGSLTQADPGSPENPDMMAFPSSLENESLGHTASSLYIPGNFATSSPIGNNPGVLRDLPVDPSTWSVDEVILFLKQADPQTLTPIADLFRQHDIDGKALLLLKSDMMLKYMGLKLGTAVKLCHYIDGLRGEKHIDN, encoded by the exons ATGTCGAGCGGCTCCAGTGAAGTGGATGTG GAAGCTGTTCTATCTGACACATTCTACAACGAAGACCAACAAAAAACAGTTCAGGACGTCCTTACTCATTGTCAG gtCATCTATGATGCCATTCAAAACCTGGAAAAGAAATTTGATGTCGTTCATGGAAAAGTTTCAAAAATCCACCGTTTACGTGTGAAATCAATATTACAAAATCGC AAGCCATATAGATATGCATTCAAAAGTTACAATTACCTGCTTTCCAGAAAGATCAGGTttcagaaaatgaggaaaaagaagactCGTTCCTCATCTGAACCTAAAAGCTATAGCCCAACTATTCCAGTAGAAAGGCCCAACTATGATCTCCAGAGCAGCTCTCTAGAAACATCTTACCATGCAGAGCCAGAGTCCCCAGAACGGGATCCAGAGTCACTCTACCAGCGGCAGGAATTGCGCATGAGCCAGAATCCATCGCTTCTCTCCATCTTCACTGCACAGTCATACCAGCCATATTTCACACCCGATCCAGTACAGGAGGGTTCCTCTTGCATACCTTCCTATGATCGCCCAGAGGCCCACAGCACCACCAGTCTCTTCTTACCTATCCGAGCATCCACGGCGATACCTGAAGGCTCGTTGACACAAGCTGATCCCGGTTCACCAGAGAACCCTGACATGATGGCTTTTCCAAGTTCATTGGAAAATGAGAGCCTCGGCCATACTGCCTCATCCCTTTACATCCCAGGCAACTTTG CTACAAGTTCACCTATTGGAAATAATCCAGGTGTCCTGAGAGACCTCCCTGTGGACCCTTCAACCTGGTCTGTGGATGAAGTGATCCTGTTTCTGAAACAAGCAGACCCTCAGACACTCACCCCTATCGCTGACCTCTTCAGGCAACAT GACATTGATGGGAAGGCTCTGCTACTCCTCAAGAGTGACATGATGCTGAAGTACATGGGGCTGAAGCTGGGGACCGCCGTGAAGTTGTGTCACTACATTGATGGGCTTAGAGGAGAAAAACACATTGACAattga
- the SCML1 gene encoding sex comb on midleg-like protein 1 isoform X1, protein MSSGSSEVDVKRTRIPAYDDDNTVLYAYEPHTAYVHNQEAVLSDTFYNEDQQKTVQDVLTHCQVIYDAIQNLEKKFDVVHGKVSKIHRLRVKSILQNRKPYRYAFKSYNYLLSRKIRFQKMRKKKTRSSSEPKSYSPTIPVERPNYDLQSSSLETSYHAEPESPERDPESLYQRQELRMSQNPSLLSIFTAQSYQPYFTPDPVQEGSSCIPSYDRPEAHSTTSLFLPIRASTAIPEGSLTQADPGSPENPDMMAFPSSLENESLGHTASSLYIPGNFATSSPIGNNPGVLRDLPVDPSTWSVDEVILFLKQADPQTLTPIADLFRQHDIDGKALLLLKSDMMLKYMGLKLGTAVKLCHYIDGLRGEKHIDN, encoded by the exons ATGTCGAGCGGCTCCAGTGAAGTGGATGTG AAAAGAACACGAATACCTGCTTATGATGATGATAACACTGTTCTTTATGCATATGAACCACATACTGCATATGTCCATAAT CAGGAAGCTGTTCTATCTGACACATTCTACAACGAAGACCAACAAAAAACAGTTCAGGACGTCCTTACTCATTGTCAG gtCATCTATGATGCCATTCAAAACCTGGAAAAGAAATTTGATGTCGTTCATGGAAAAGTTTCAAAAATCCACCGTTTACGTGTGAAATCAATATTACAAAATCGC AAGCCATATAGATATGCATTCAAAAGTTACAATTACCTGCTTTCCAGAAAGATCAGGTttcagaaaatgaggaaaaagaagactCGTTCCTCATCTGAACCTAAAAGCTATAGCCCAACTATTCCAGTAGAAAGGCCCAACTATGATCTCCAGAGCAGCTCTCTAGAAACATCTTACCATGCAGAGCCAGAGTCCCCAGAACGGGATCCAGAGTCACTCTACCAGCGGCAGGAATTGCGCATGAGCCAGAATCCATCGCTTCTCTCCATCTTCACTGCACAGTCATACCAGCCATATTTCACACCCGATCCAGTACAGGAGGGTTCCTCTTGCATACCTTCCTATGATCGCCCAGAGGCCCACAGCACCACCAGTCTCTTCTTACCTATCCGAGCATCCACGGCGATACCTGAAGGCTCGTTGACACAAGCTGATCCCGGTTCACCAGAGAACCCTGACATGATGGCTTTTCCAAGTTCATTGGAAAATGAGAGCCTCGGCCATACTGCCTCATCCCTTTACATCCCAGGCAACTTTG CTACAAGTTCACCTATTGGAAATAATCCAGGTGTCCTGAGAGACCTCCCTGTGGACCCTTCAACCTGGTCTGTGGATGAAGTGATCCTGTTTCTGAAACAAGCAGACCCTCAGACACTCACCCCTATCGCTGACCTCTTCAGGCAACAT GACATTGATGGGAAGGCTCTGCTACTCCTCAAGAGTGACATGATGCTGAAGTACATGGGGCTGAAGCTGGGGACCGCCGTGAAGTTGTGTCACTACATTGATGGGCTTAGAGGAGAAAAACACATTGACAattga
- the SCML1 gene encoding sex comb on midleg-like protein 1 isoform X3, translated as MSSGSSEVDVQEAVLSDTFYNEDQQKTVQDVLTHCQVIYDAIQNLEKKFDVVHGKVSKIHRLRVKSILQNRKPYRYAFKSYNYLLSRKIRFQKMRKKKTRSSSEPKSYSPTIPVERPNYDLQSSSLETSYHAEPESPERDPESLYQRQELRMSQNPSLLSIFTAQSYQPYFTPDPVQEGSSCIPSYDRPEAHSTTSLFLPIRASTAIPEGSLTQADPGSPENPDMMAFPSSLENESLGHTASSLYIPGNFATSSPIGNNPGVLRDLPVDPSTWSVDEVILFLKQADPQTLTPIADLFRQHDIDGKALLLLKSDMMLKYMGLKLGTAVKLCHYIDGLRGEKHIDN; from the exons ATGTCGAGCGGCTCCAGTGAAGTGGATGTG CAGGAAGCTGTTCTATCTGACACATTCTACAACGAAGACCAACAAAAAACAGTTCAGGACGTCCTTACTCATTGTCAG gtCATCTATGATGCCATTCAAAACCTGGAAAAGAAATTTGATGTCGTTCATGGAAAAGTTTCAAAAATCCACCGTTTACGTGTGAAATCAATATTACAAAATCGC AAGCCATATAGATATGCATTCAAAAGTTACAATTACCTGCTTTCCAGAAAGATCAGGTttcagaaaatgaggaaaaagaagactCGTTCCTCATCTGAACCTAAAAGCTATAGCCCAACTATTCCAGTAGAAAGGCCCAACTATGATCTCCAGAGCAGCTCTCTAGAAACATCTTACCATGCAGAGCCAGAGTCCCCAGAACGGGATCCAGAGTCACTCTACCAGCGGCAGGAATTGCGCATGAGCCAGAATCCATCGCTTCTCTCCATCTTCACTGCACAGTCATACCAGCCATATTTCACACCCGATCCAGTACAGGAGGGTTCCTCTTGCATACCTTCCTATGATCGCCCAGAGGCCCACAGCACCACCAGTCTCTTCTTACCTATCCGAGCATCCACGGCGATACCTGAAGGCTCGTTGACACAAGCTGATCCCGGTTCACCAGAGAACCCTGACATGATGGCTTTTCCAAGTTCATTGGAAAATGAGAGCCTCGGCCATACTGCCTCATCCCTTTACATCCCAGGCAACTTTG CTACAAGTTCACCTATTGGAAATAATCCAGGTGTCCTGAGAGACCTCCCTGTGGACCCTTCAACCTGGTCTGTGGATGAAGTGATCCTGTTTCTGAAACAAGCAGACCCTCAGACACTCACCCCTATCGCTGACCTCTTCAGGCAACAT GACATTGATGGGAAGGCTCTGCTACTCCTCAAGAGTGACATGATGCTGAAGTACATGGGGCTGAAGCTGGGGACCGCCGTGAAGTTGTGTCACTACATTGATGGGCTTAGAGGAGAAAAACACATTGACAattga